A window of Sporohalobacter salinus contains these coding sequences:
- the ilvN gene encoding acetolactate synthase small subunit, with translation MKHTVAVLVANKSGVLTRIASLFSRRGFNIDSLSVGTTEDPKVSRITIVVEGGDHVLEQVTKQLNKLIDVYKVSDITNDSSIDRDLALIKVKANSEDRSEIMQVVDIFRGKIVDVSSDSLVIEITGDEEKVNALEELLRSFGIIELVRTGKISMVRGG, from the coding sequence ATGAAGCATACAGTTGCTGTATTAGTAGCTAATAAATCTGGAGTTTTAACTAGAATTGCAAGTTTATTCAGTAGAAGGGGATTTAATATAGACAGTTTATCAGTGGGAACTACAGAAGATCCTAAGGTTTCGCGGATTACTATTGTAGTAGAAGGTGGAGACCATGTTTTAGAGCAGGTTACTAAACAGTTAAATAAGTTGATAGATGTTTATAAGGTCAGTGATATTACTAATGATTCTTCAATAGACAGAGATCTAGCGTTAATTAAGGTAAAGGCAAATTCTGAAGATAGATCAGAGATTATGCAAGTGGTAGATATTTTTAGGGGAAAAATAGTGGATGTTTCTTCAGATTCATTAGTAATTGAGATTACTGGTGATGAAGAAAAGGTAAATGCTTTAGAAGAATTATTGAGATCTTTTGGTATTATAGAATTGGTTCGTACAGGAAAAATTTCTATGGTACGTGGAGGTTAG
- the ilvC gene encoding ketol-acid reductoisomerase: MKMYYDEDANLEYLEERTVAVIGYGSQGHAQSQNLRDSGVDVIVAELEGTENYNQAVEDGFEPLSAKEAAKKADVIQILLPDEVQKEVYYNSVEPNLEAENALVFSHGFNIHYKQIVPPENVDVYMVAPKGPGHLVRRVYTEGEGVPSLIAVYQDATGKAKDFALAHAKGIGGTRGGVIETTFKEETETDLFGEQAVLCGGATELVKAGFETLTEAGYQPEIAYFECLHELKLIVDLMYEGGLAKMRNSISDTAEYGDLIAGDKVINDKSREAMRELLDKVRNGEFAKRWLLENKVGRPSYLKRKEIDANHEIEKVGKKLRDMMDWIED; encoded by the coding sequence ATGAAAATGTATTATGATGAAGATGCTAATTTGGAATATTTAGAAGAAAGAACAGTTGCAGTTATAGGTTATGGTAGTCAAGGGCATGCTCAATCTCAAAATTTAAGAGATTCTGGGGTAGATGTTATTGTAGCTGAACTAGAAGGAACAGAGAATTATAATCAGGCAGTTGAAGATGGTTTTGAGCCTTTAAGTGCCAAAGAGGCTGCTAAAAAAGCTGATGTAATCCAAATTTTATTACCTGATGAAGTACAAAAGGAGGTCTATTATAATTCTGTTGAACCTAATTTAGAGGCTGAAAATGCACTTGTTTTTTCACATGGGTTTAATATTCACTATAAACAGATTGTGCCCCCGGAGAATGTAGATGTTTATATGGTAGCTCCTAAAGGTCCAGGACATTTAGTGAGAAGAGTATATACTGAAGGGGAAGGAGTTCCAAGTTTAATTGCTGTTTATCAAGATGCAACAGGTAAAGCTAAAGATTTTGCTTTAGCCCATGCTAAAGGTATTGGTGGTACACGGGGAGGAGTAATTGAAACTACCTTTAAGGAAGAAACTGAGACTGATCTTTTCGGTGAGCAGGCAGTACTTTGTGGGGGAGCTACTGAACTAGTCAAGGCTGGTTTTGAAACATTAACTGAGGCAGGCTATCAGCCGGAAATTGCTTATTTTGAATGCTTGCATGAATTGAAATTAATTGTTGATTTAATGTATGAAGGTGGGCTTGCTAAGATGAGAAATTCTATTTCTGATACTGCTGAGTATGGAGACTTAATTGCTGGTGATAAAGTAATTAATGATAAATCTAGAGAAGCAATGCGGGAACTTTTGGATAAGGTTAGGAATGGAGAGTTTGCTAAACGATGGTTACTTGAAAATAAGGTGGGGCGTCCATCTTATTTGAAGCGAAAAGAGATTGATGCCAATCATGAGATTGAGAAGGTAGGAAAGAAATTGAGAGATATGATGGATTGGATTGAAGATTAA
- a CDS encoding 2-isopropylmalate synthase, with protein MSEGEVKIFDTTLRDGEQSPGVSLNIEEKLEIAHQLARLDVDVIEAGFPIASEGDFEAVKQIAKEVEGPVIAGLARSTKGDIDRAWEALQYSNKPRIHTFIATSPVHMEYKLQKSPQEVLESVTEAVEYAKGYTDDVEFSAEDAFRSDKDFLCQVVERAVEAGATTVNIPDTVGYATPAEFGGLIKYICENVSNIDETIISVHCHNDLGLAVANSLAAVENGAQQIECAVNGIGERAGNTALEEVVMALNTRNDYFDQTPEIVLDQIYKTSKLVSSLTGMSVQANKAIVGKNAFAHESGIHQDGVIKERTTYEIMDAKTIGLSENRIVLGKHSGRHAFKERLGELGYELEEDNLEKTFKRFKELADRKQSITDRDLEALVEDELKVIPQAYELMAIQVTSGDEVLPTATLKLKVNEEVIIDSACCEGGPIDAVYETVNRITGLDCKLESYAIDAITSGKDALGEVTVKLHYNEELFIGRGVSIDVIEASAKAYLNAVNKVLYENEDLIGEKEDN; from the coding sequence ATGAGTGAGGGAGAAGTTAAGATATTTGATACTACTTTAAGAGATGGTGAGCAGTCGCCAGGAGTTAGTTTGAATATTGAGGAAAAATTGGAGATTGCCCATCAATTAGCTAGGTTAGATGTAGATGTAATTGAAGCTGGATTTCCAATTGCCTCTGAAGGAGATTTTGAGGCAGTTAAACAGATTGCTAAAGAAGTAGAAGGGCCAGTGATTGCTGGTTTGGCCCGGTCTACTAAAGGAGATATTGATCGTGCCTGGGAAGCTTTGCAATATTCTAATAAGCCACGTATTCATACGTTTATAGCTACTTCTCCGGTTCATATGGAGTATAAGTTACAGAAGTCTCCGCAAGAAGTATTAGAAAGTGTTACTGAAGCTGTTGAATATGCTAAGGGTTATACAGATGATGTAGAATTTTCAGCTGAAGATGCCTTTCGCAGCGATAAAGATTTTCTCTGTCAGGTGGTAGAAAGAGCAGTCGAAGCTGGAGCGACTACTGTTAATATTCCTGATACTGTTGGTTATGCTACTCCGGCAGAATTTGGAGGTTTAATTAAATATATCTGTGAAAATGTTTCTAATATTGACGAGACAATTATTAGTGTGCATTGTCATAATGATCTTGGCCTAGCAGTAGCTAATTCCCTAGCAGCTGTAGAAAATGGGGCCCAACAAATAGAATGTGCTGTTAATGGAATTGGTGAACGGGCAGGTAATACTGCTTTAGAAGAAGTAGTAATGGCTTTAAATACACGGAATGATTATTTTGATCAAACACCAGAAATTGTTTTAGATCAAATCTATAAGACTAGTAAATTAGTTAGTTCATTGACAGGAATGTCAGTTCAGGCTAATAAAGCTATTGTAGGAAAGAATGCTTTTGCTCATGAATCAGGGATTCATCAAGATGGTGTAATCAAAGAAAGAACTACTTATGAAATTATGGATGCCAAGACTATTGGGTTAAGTGAAAATCGAATTGTTCTTGGAAAACATTCGGGCCGTCATGCATTTAAAGAAAGATTGGGTGAACTGGGTTATGAGTTGGAAGAAGATAATCTAGAGAAGACTTTCAAGCGTTTTAAGGAGTTAGCTGATCGAAAGCAGTCAATTACTGATAGAGATTTGGAAGCATTAGTAGAAGATGAATTAAAAGTGATACCACAGGCTTATGAATTGATGGCTATTCAAGTTACTAGCGGTGATGAAGTATTGCCAACAGCTACTTTGAAATTAAAAGTTAACGAGGAAGTAATTATTGATTCAGCTTGTTGTGAAGGCGGGCCTATTGATGCTGTTTACGAAACTGTTAATCGAATTACTGGTTTGGACTGTAAGCTAGAAAGTTATGCAATCGATGCTATTACTAGTGGTAAGGATGCCTTGGGAGAAGTAACAGTTAAACTACATTACAATGAAGAATTATTCATTGGACGTGGAGTTAGTATTGATGTAATTGAAGCTAGTGCAAAGGCTTACTTGAATGCAGTTAATAAAGTATTGTATGAAAATGAAGATTTGATTGGAGAGAAGGAGGACAATTAA
- the leuC gene encoding 3-isopropylmalate dehydratase large subunit, which produces MGMTMVEKILADHANREEVQAGELINAKLDIVLGNDVTTPVAINEFNKIGVDEVFDKERVVIVPDHFVPNKDINSAEQCKFTREFAAEKELVNYFEIGEMGIEHCLLPEQGLVLPGDTVIGADSHTCTYGALGAFATGVGSTDMAAGMATGEAWFKVPETIKFVYQGELNDWVGGKDLILYTIGDIGVDGALYKAMEFSGEVIENLPMDHRFTMSNMAIEAGGKCGLIKPDQTTIDYVEDRAQRDYKLYQSDEDAEYEQVIEYDVSKIEPQVAFPHLPENTRGISEVGNVGIDQAVIGSCTNGRLDDLRLAAEVLEGKKADDSVRLIIFPGTQEIYKQAMKEGLIEIFIDAGAAVSTPTCGPCLGGHMGVLAAGERAIATTNRNFVGRMGHPESEVYLSNPAVAAASAIKGKIVSPKEVI; this is translated from the coding sequence ATGGGGATGACAATGGTAGAAAAGATTTTAGCTGATCATGCTAATAGGGAAGAAGTTCAAGCTGGAGAGTTGATTAATGCTAAGTTAGATATTGTTCTTGGTAATGATGTTACTACTCCTGTAGCTATTAATGAATTTAATAAGATAGGTGTAGATGAAGTATTTGATAAAGAGCGAGTAGTAATTGTTCCGGATCATTTTGTTCCTAATAAAGATATTAACTCAGCTGAACAGTGTAAATTTACTAGAGAATTTGCAGCTGAGAAAGAATTAGTTAATTATTTTGAAATTGGTGAAATGGGAATAGAACATTGTCTTCTTCCAGAACAAGGATTAGTCTTACCTGGAGATACAGTTATTGGAGCTGATTCTCATACTTGCACTTATGGAGCCTTAGGAGCTTTTGCTACTGGTGTTGGAAGTACAGATATGGCTGCCGGTATGGCTACTGGTGAAGCTTGGTTTAAGGTGCCGGAGACGATTAAGTTTGTCTATCAGGGTGAATTGAATGATTGGGTTGGTGGTAAAGATTTGATTTTATATACTATCGGTGATATTGGAGTTGATGGAGCATTATATAAAGCAATGGAATTCAGTGGTGAAGTAATTGAGAATCTACCAATGGATCACCGTTTTACTATGTCCAATATGGCCATTGAAGCTGGTGGTAAGTGTGGATTAATTAAACCAGATCAGACTACTATAGATTATGTGGAAGATAGAGCGCAGCGTGATTATAAATTATATCAAAGCGATGAGGATGCAGAATATGAGCAGGTAATTGAATATGATGTAAGTAAGATTGAACCACAAGTAGCGTTTCCTCATTTACCTGAGAATACTAGAGGAATTAGTGAAGTGGGCAATGTTGGAATTGATCAGGCAGTAATCGGTTCTTGTACTAATGGACGTCTTGACGATCTACGTTTAGCTGCCGAAGTATTAGAAGGAAAGAAAGCAGATGATAGTGTTAGATTAATTATTTTCCCTGGAACACAGGAAATTTATAAGCAGGCTATGAAAGAAGGCTTGATCGAGATCTTTATTGATGCTGGCGCTGCTGTCAGTACTCCAACTTGTGGACCTTGCTTAGGCGGTCATATGGGGGTTTTAGCTGCAGGTGAACGAGCAATTGCTACTACTAATCGTAATTTTGTTGGTCGAATGGGGCATCCAGAGAGCGAAGTTTATCTGTCCAATCCAGCAGTTGCTGCAGCTTCGGCTATCAAAGGAAAAATTGTCAGTCCGAAGGAGGTAATATAG
- the leuD gene encoding 3-isopropylmalate dehydratase small subunit: MELRGRAWKYGDDIDTDVIIPARYLNTSEPEELAKYCLKDLDEDFVNKMNEGDMIVAAKNFGCGSSREHAPLAIKAAGVSCVIAKSFARIFYRNAINIGLPILESIEAVDGIDTEDEVEVDVESGEIRNLTKGEVYQAEPFPEFMQDIIQVGGLINYVAGKVDK, from the coding sequence ATGGAATTAAGAGGTCGAGCTTGGAAATATGGTGATGATATAGACACAGATGTAATTATCCCAGCCCGCTATTTAAATACTTCTGAGCCTGAGGAATTGGCAAAGTATTGCCTTAAAGATTTAGATGAGGATTTTGTAAATAAGATGAATGAAGGAGATATGATAGTTGCTGCCAAGAACTTCGGCTGCGGTAGTTCACGAGAACATGCCCCTTTAGCAATTAAGGCTGCAGGTGTTTCTTGTGTTATTGCTAAATCTTTTGCTCGGATTTTTTATCGGAATGCCATCAATATCGGTTTGCCTATTTTGGAATCTATAGAAGCAGTAGATGGTATTGATACAGAAGATGAAGTAGAAGTTGATGTTGAATCAGGAGAGATTAGAAATTTGACTAAAGGTGAAGTCTATCAGGCAGAGCCATTTCCTGAATTTATGCAGGATATAATTCAGGTAGGCGGCTTAATTAATTATGTAGCAGGAAAGGTGGATAAATAA
- a CDS encoding 3-isopropylmalate dehydrogenase, translated as MNKIAVIPGDGIGPEVTAEGVKVLEALAADSKLDFEFEYFNLGADHYLETGELLTDEVKEELAQFDAIYLGAVGDPRVKPGILEKGILLDLRFTFDQYINLRPIKLLSEEFTPLKNKTGEDIDFTVVRENTEGLYSGFGGVLKKDTSDEVATQEMINTRKGVERVIRYAFDYVQDRDEVDKVTVCDKRNVLTYAHGLWQRVFDDVVKDYPEVESDHMLVDAMTMKMVRAPEDFDVVVTCNMFGDIITDLGAELQGGMGLAVSGNINPEGVSMFEPVHGSAPDIAGENIANPTAAILAAAMMVEVLGHKEESKRIETAIQQALINNETTPDMGGDLSTMEAGDHISSLL; from the coding sequence ATGAATAAAATAGCAGTAATTCCTGGTGATGGAATAGGACCAGAAGTAACCGCTGAAGGTGTTAAAGTATTAGAAGCGTTAGCGGCCGATTCGAAATTGGATTTTGAGTTTGAGTACTTCAATTTAGGTGCTGATCATTATTTAGAGACGGGGGAATTGCTAACTGATGAAGTTAAAGAAGAATTAGCTCAATTTGACGCTATTTATTTAGGAGCAGTTGGTGATCCTCGAGTTAAACCTGGAATTTTAGAGAAAGGGATTCTACTAGATTTGCGGTTTACCTTTGATCAATATATCAATTTACGTCCTATTAAATTATTGAGTGAAGAGTTTACTCCTCTTAAAAATAAGACTGGAGAGGATATAGATTTTACAGTTGTACGTGAAAATACCGAGGGATTATATTCTGGATTTGGAGGAGTATTAAAGAAGGATACTTCTGATGAGGTAGCTACTCAGGAGATGATTAATACTCGTAAGGGAGTAGAAAGAGTAATTAGATATGCATTTGACTATGTTCAGGATAGAGATGAAGTCGATAAAGTAACAGTCTGTGATAAGAGAAATGTCTTGACTTATGCCCATGGTCTTTGGCAGCGTGTTTTTGATGATGTTGTAAAGGATTATCCTGAAGTGGAAAGTGATCATATGTTGGTAGATGCTATGACAATGAAGATGGTACGCGCTCCAGAAGATTTTGATGTAGTAGTTACCTGTAATATGTTTGGGGATATTATTACTGATCTAGGAGCTGAATTGCAGGGAGGTATGGGGTTAGCTGTATCTGGTAATATTAATCCAGAAGGTGTATCTATGTTTGAACCAGTTCATGGTTCAGCTCCTGATATTGCTGGAGAGAATATAGCTAATCCGACGGCTGCTATTTTAGCAGCGGCAATGATGGTTGAAGTTTTAGGTCATAAGGAGGAATCTAAAAGAATTGAAACAGCAATTCAACAGGCATTGATTAATAATGAAACAACGCCTGATATGGGTGGGGATTTATCGACTATGGAAGCTGGAGATCATATCAGTAGTTTATTATAA
- the cimA gene encoding citramalate synthase — protein MVELYDTTLRDGTQREGISYSTEDKLRITEKLDELGIDYIEGGWPGSNPKDIEYFQQVKQLSLTKAKIAAFGSTRRPDIGVEEDSNLEAIMSSGVEIATIFGKSWDFHVTEALQTNLDENLAMIEDTISYLKSNGLTVFYDAEHFFDAYKSNPDYALETIQAADKGGADTIILCDTNGGTLPIELKKIIEKVKDKVEAPLGIHAHNDSDVAVANSLLAVQAGITQVQGTINGYGERCGNANLSSIIPNLKLKQGIDCIREEQLKKLTEVSRFISEVANLLPPTHKPYIGDSAFAHKGGIHVSALMKNPETYEHLDPEVIGNHRKVLVSELSGKSNLMYKAEEYGIEFDKENEDLKQALEEIKVLEHQGYQFEGAEASFEILMKKAINSYEKLFKLEGCRIITEKDSELTLVSEATIKVRVNEQVMHTAAEGKGPVNALDNALRKALFEFYPALEEIYLIDYKVRVLDGNDGTEAKVRVLIESSNGSDTWGTVGVSTNIIEASWQALVDSIEYGIKLKQNK, from the coding sequence ATGGTTGAATTATATGATACAACTTTGCGTGATGGTACTCAGCGAGAAGGGATTTCTTATTCAACTGAGGATAAATTGAGAATAACTGAAAAATTAGATGAATTGGGAATTGATTATATAGAAGGGGGGTGGCCTGGTTCAAATCCTAAAGATATTGAGTATTTTCAGCAGGTAAAACAGCTGTCCTTGACCAAGGCCAAAATAGCTGCTTTTGGGAGTACCCGCCGCCCAGATATAGGAGTAGAAGAAGATAGTAATTTAGAGGCAATCATGTCATCTGGAGTAGAAATAGCTACTATATTCGGTAAGAGCTGGGATTTTCATGTAACTGAAGCATTACAGACTAATTTAGATGAAAATTTGGCTATGATTGAGGATACTATTAGTTATCTTAAAAGCAATGGTTTGACAGTCTTTTATGATGCAGAGCATTTCTTTGATGCTTATAAATCTAATCCTGATTATGCCCTAGAGACAATTCAAGCTGCTGATAAAGGAGGAGCAGACACAATTATCCTTTGTGATACTAATGGTGGAACATTACCTATAGAGCTTAAAAAGATAATTGAGAAAGTAAAAGATAAGGTTGAAGCTCCGCTAGGAATTCATGCTCATAATGATTCTGATGTAGCAGTGGCTAATTCTCTTTTAGCAGTTCAGGCAGGAATAACTCAGGTGCAGGGAACTATTAATGGTTATGGAGAGCGGTGTGGAAATGCTAATTTGAGTTCTATAATTCCTAATTTAAAGTTAAAGCAGGGAATTGATTGTATCAGAGAAGAACAATTAAAAAAGTTGACCGAAGTATCTAGATTTATTAGCGAAGTAGCTAATTTACTGCCGCCGACACATAAACCGTATATAGGAGATAGTGCTTTTGCTCATAAGGGTGGAATACATGTTAGTGCTTTGATGAAGAATCCTGAGACTTATGAGCATTTAGATCCAGAAGTAATAGGAAATCATCGGAAAGTATTAGTATCTGAATTGTCTGGTAAGAGTAACTTGATGTATAAGGCAGAAGAATATGGAATTGAATTTGATAAGGAGAATGAAGACTTAAAACAGGCTTTAGAGGAGATTAAAGTTCTAGAACATCAAGGCTATCAGTTTGAAGGGGCTGAGGCTTCCTTTGAAATTTTAATGAAGAAGGCCATTAATAGTTATGAAAAGTTATTTAAATTAGAAGGATGTCGGATTATTACTGAAAAAGATTCTGAATTAACTCTGGTTTCTGAAGCTACAATTAAAGTAAGAGTTAATGAACAAGTAATGCATACAGCAGCTGAAGGAAAAGGGCCGGTTAATGCTTTGGATAATGCTTTGCGAAAAGCATTATTTGAATTTTATCCTGCTTTAGAAGAAATTTATCTAATAGATTATAAGGTTCGAGTTTTAGATGGTAATGATGGAACAGAAGCTAAAGTTAGAGTTTTAATCGAATCTAGTAATGGCAGTGATACTTGGGGAACTGTAGGTGTTTCAACAAATATAATTGAAGCCAGTTGGCAGGCGTTAGTAGACAGTATAGAATATGGCATAAAGTTGAAACAAAATAAATAG
- a CDS encoding fumarylacetoacetate hydrolase family protein: MKYVRFKADSEIKYGILEGEVIKLIDGNIMGDYRIMDEYYSLSEVNLLAPCQPGKIVCIGLNYLDHAKELDMDLPEEPTIFMKPATAVIGPGDVIEYPEMSNHLDYEAEIAAVIKEEAKNVTVEEVKDYILGYTCLNDITARDLQEEDGQWTRAKSFDTFAPLGPVIATEVDPNDLKIQLFKNGSLKQDSTTAQMICDMEEVVSFISQIMTLEPGDVITTGTPPGTSSTEKGDKLEVKIEGIGSLINSVG; this comes from the coding sequence ATGAAGTATGTTAGATTCAAGGCTGATTCAGAGATTAAGTATGGCATTTTAGAAGGTGAAGTTATTAAGCTAATTGATGGAAATATAATGGGAGATTATAGAATAATGGATGAATATTACTCACTGTCGGAAGTGAATTTATTAGCACCTTGTCAGCCTGGTAAAATAGTCTGTATTGGATTGAATTATTTAGATCATGCAAAAGAATTAGATATGGATTTACCAGAAGAGCCGACGATTTTTATGAAGCCGGCTACTGCGGTAATAGGACCAGGGGATGTAATTGAATATCCAGAGATGAGTAATCATCTTGATTATGAGGCTGAGATAGCGGCAGTGATTAAAGAAGAGGCTAAAAATGTAACAGTAGAAGAAGTAAAGGACTATATTCTTGGTTATACATGTTTGAATGATATTACGGCTCGTGATCTGCAGGAGGAAGATGGACAGTGGACTCGGGCTAAATCCTTTGATACTTTTGCGCCGTTAGGTCCAGTAATAGCTACGGAAGTAGATCCTAATGATTTAAAGATTCAATTATTTAAAAATGGGTCACTTAAACAGGATTCAACTACTGCTCAGATGATTTGTGATATGGAAGAGGTTGTTAGCTTTATTTCTCAAATCATGACTTTAGAGCCTGGTGATGTAATTACTACCGGTACTCCTCCAGGAACAAGTTCAACGGAGAAGGGAGACAAGTTAGAAGTTAAAATTGAAGGTATTGGTAGTTTAATAAATAGTGTTGGATAG
- the glmM gene encoding phosphoglucosamine mutase, producing the protein MGALFGTDGIRGVANRELTADLVYRLARSAGYRLTQDVEYPTVLIGKDTRISGDMLESALIAGLNSIGVDVLKAGIIPTPVVAYLTKELEVDGGIMISASHNPVADNGIKFFRSNGLKLSDELESEIEEIFFTDPAELPQPTGLDVGMVEELIEPLVPYLDHMEDVINTDFADLKVVVDAANGAAFKLAPEILREFKAEVIALNDVPDGTNINQECGSTHPEELQEAVLEHEADIGIALDGDGDRVLAVDERGEVVDGDAIMAICGRHLIEKDELSEKTVVATRYSNLGLQDSLAELSGEVVTTKNGDRYVLAEMLEHGYKLGGEKSGHIIFLDYNTTGDGVLTALQLLKVMEETGDSLSELAAVMEPYPQLLVNVEVEDKESWQSNSEIQTAIEEVEEALGAEGRVFVRASGTEPIIRIMVEGKEEENLEELANQIKEKVEVELN; encoded by the coding sequence GTGGGAGCATTATTTGGAACTGATGGCATTAGGGGTGTAGCTAATCGGGAATTAACGGCTGATTTAGTTTATAGATTAGCTAGATCTGCTGGATATCGATTGACTCAAGATGTTGAATATCCTACAGTTTTAATTGGTAAAGATACTAGAATCTCAGGAGATATGTTAGAATCAGCTTTAATTGCTGGGCTTAATTCTATTGGAGTTGATGTATTGAAGGCTGGAATTATTCCTACACCAGTAGTAGCTTATTTAACTAAAGAGTTAGAGGTTGATGGTGGCATTATGATTTCGGCTTCCCACAATCCGGTAGCTGATAATGGAATTAAGTTCTTTAGATCTAATGGATTGAAACTTAGTGATGAACTTGAATCTGAAATTGAAGAGATATTCTTTACAGATCCAGCTGAACTACCACAGCCGACAGGATTAGATGTAGGCATGGTAGAGGAGTTGATTGAACCGTTAGTACCATATTTGGATCATATGGAAGATGTAATTAATACTGATTTTGCTGATCTGAAGGTAGTCGTTGATGCAGCCAATGGAGCAGCTTTTAAGCTAGCACCAGAAATTTTACGAGAATTTAAAGCTGAAGTGATAGCTTTAAATGATGTGCCTGATGGTACTAATATCAACCAAGAGTGTGGTTCTACTCATCCAGAAGAATTACAGGAGGCTGTTTTGGAACATGAAGCTGATATAGGTATTGCCCTAGATGGTGATGGTGATAGAGTACTTGCTGTAGATGAAAGAGGAGAGGTAGTAGATGGTGATGCAATTATGGCTATTTGTGGCCGCCATTTAATTGAAAAAGATGAGTTGTCGGAAAAGACAGTAGTGGCCACGAGATATAGTAATTTAGGGTTACAAGATTCTTTAGCTGAATTAAGTGGTGAGGTAGTAACTACTAAGAATGGTGACCGCTATGTATTAGCTGAAATGTTAGAACATGGCTATAAGTTAGGTGGAGAGAAGTCTGGTCATATAATCTTTTTAGATTATAATACTACAGGTGATGGAGTTTTAACTGCTTTGCAGTTGCTTAAAGTAATGGAAGAAACAGGGGATTCTTTATCTGAATTAGCTGCAGTTATGGAACCTTACCCACAATTGTTAGTTAATGTGGAAGTAGAGGATAAGGAATCATGGCAAAGTAATAGTGAAATTCAAACAGCTATTGAGGAAGTAGAAGAAGCTTTAGGTGCAGAGGGACGTGTTTTTGTTCGGGCTTCAGGAACTGAACCAATAATTAGAATTATGGTTGAAGGAAAAGAAGAAGAAAACTTAGAGGAATTAGCTAACCAGATAAAGGAAAAAGTAGAAGTAGAGTTAAATTAA